CTGCCCCCTATCACGTTACCTTGCCCCCCCTGCCTCTGAAAAGCCAACAGCTGCTGGGTATAAGatgtttctttttcctccaactaGTGGTGCATAGACTGagcccccgtagctcagtggttagagcactggtttggtaaaccaggggttggggtttcgtatcccactggggcctccactccctgagaagggttgcatcaggaagggcatccggtgtaaaaaaaaaattgtgccatatatatatgcattcatctgagatgatacgctgtggtgaccccgaaagggacaagccgaaagaaacacacacagtggtTCTTAGACTTGCAACAATAAAGTACCATTTCATTACCACAATCAAgactaaaattaaaatacagtagtgcAGTCAgtataaatgttttaattccCAGTAAGTACATAACTAAAAACTTTGGACACACTTTTCATTCAACAGAatgagaaaatgtttcaaaacctttgaacatttaaaaatgtaattaaaagaaaggaaaaatcaTATTCATGTAGTTGGATATAATCTAATTCTAAAAATTGAATGCTAGAGTATTGTTCTACAAAGTTCGTAAAAGATAATACCTGTAGAACCAACTCTCACCTCGCGTTATTTGTGAATTGTGTACACACCAACTGCTAATAACCAAGAAGaccatttctttgtattttacacTGCAGTCAATGTTAGTATCACCAGTGGGCGTATGTGGTCCTTCGTTTGGCTAATGCTATTGCTAGCTTGCGTCAACGTTAAGTACAACAGACAGatgtaaacaaaatgaacaTACTTACAACAGACTGTAGCTTCCTTGCTCACCATTCCCCAGGCATGGTCTCTTTTCAGACGGCGGCGGTGCCAGAAATTATCAGAAAATTCTGGGTGGCCATGAAGAGTATCAATAATTTTATCTTCCAATGTTCTGCACAACAATGGCGGGACACCAATCGGCTGTTGTGATGCAGCCTCATGAATTTGTTGCTCAAGTTGAAATTCTCATGCGAATTGGTGAAGAAAAGAATGTGCTTGTCTCACTTGGTATGTGTCATCCAGCACAAATTTGCACAATTTGGACATATCATATACAAACAAGTCACATCAATAGTTCATATTGTGTCCAGTGTTAAGGAACCACTAGGCAGCAATTCTTTAGTGCACCTGGAGCAACCCACGTACCTATAGTGAGTTGAGAGGTCCATACACTTAAACATGGGGACAATACGGAAGCATTAATGAAAACACACATGCTGCACTGCGACTGCGGGGAAGAGAGAAAAGATACCACTTGTGCGGCCTTTTTAGAATATCAGTCtactgtttatttaaaaaaaaataaattacaagggtaaagtcatttttttcttgtggatGAGACCAATTTGAGCCTTTTTTTGAGCTGACATATTAAACAACGATAAATGAGCTTTCAACAGGACAGTGCGCCTCAACCTTTTATAAATTGCTTTAATATGTTCTCTTCATTCAGATAATGATGAAAGACCTTTAGGAGCAAAAAGTTCAGTTTCCAGCTCCCGGACACTTCAATATGGTCACGTTAGCAGCAATGATCAAAACAGCCAAACTACTGCCTGACCCAATAAATGGAGGAGAGAAGGTCTGGAACCCAATGGTCATTGATGGAGCTCCTGTGTAGTGGAGTTGAAAGATTCAGAAGGGCAAAGAGGATTGatttttacagtttaaaaaaacaaaaaaaaaaaaaaaaaaaaaaaaggaaacaagggAGAAGTAAAACTTGACAATTGTCAAAGTAAGAAATTAAAGTGGTAAAGAAAAGTCAGTGAGTACAATATGGGTGGGATCATAGACTGCTTCTTGGCTGTTTAAATGCCTTTGGGAGTTCTAATTACTCTTaattgggttgtttttttccccttccaagCAGAGTGCTCTGCCAAGCAGTCAAGTCTGATCGTCTCTACCACATGCAGGACGAACTGGTATGAAactttacaaaatgtatttacaaattCTGAACTTGAACATTCAAGTGCACAGTTGTGGGCATGTGTTGAATATTTTAAGGGACTCAGTTATTTGATTGTTGTATTCCcagtgagacttttttttttttttgagacacaGGTCTCTATTCACATTGTGTTGAACAGTACTTTAGCTTTCAGCGGGAGATAGAATTTTATTTGATCTGATCTTGTTACTGAAATCTGATTGCAGAAAAATGTATCATAATGTGCAGGATCATGAACAATTGGAAGTTCCATGTAGTTATATGAGAAGAATGGTCCTAAATCTGCTTCGGTGTTAGTAAATTGGTacgacatggaaaaaaaaaaaaaccattgaatTGCATTTAAATTTACATCAGGTCTAATTATTACCAGAATACATTGAATGTAAATATTCACAAAGTATGCCCTATATTTTGGCTCCTTTCTTATTAGATTGGGTGTGATGGAAATCAAAGTGTCTGTGGATAGTCTGCCACGTTTGGTTTGTGGAGTTACAGATGAAACAACGTGCCAAGAGGTGGTCACAGTGTTGGCTCAAGCCCTGGGTACGTGCCTCAATGGTGGGggatattcatttatttttattagctCACATACCTGACAACAAAACCCtgtcatcattttcatttaGGCCAGCCTGGGCGCTACATGTTACGTGAGACCTTCAAAGACTTTGAGAGGTGCATGGCACCAGATGAGCACCCCCTGGAAATGCTCAGAAAGTATGGGGAACATGCCAAGGAGGTCCAGCTCACATTGCTCCACAGCGGCCCTTTAGTTTGCGATGAAATGAGCAGGGCCAAATTGGGTCGACACCAGCCTTGTCCCCCACTGCGAAGGAAAGAAGCCACCACGAGAGTTTGGCGTCGTAGCGGGTCACTGAACTTGCATCGCCAGAGCTTTCCGCTGTCCTGCTTGAGGCGGGATACAGATCAGAACCACGAGCATGTGAAAAGACCCAAAAGAAAGTCCATGGCCTTTGTGGAAGAGGCTTGGGAATGGCTGGAGAACCTGGGAAAAACACATGTTTATAGTACTGCATGTGATAAGGAGAGCAGcaaaaagactggaaaaaatAAACGAACTTTTCTCAGTGTCACACTTTCAGCTGTGAGAAAGAGTCCACGCGATCAGAGTCAAGTCCGAGGTCACGGAAACTCAAAGCCTGACTTTGATCAAACGTCTTGCTGCATGGGAACTCAGCAGAAgcttaaagaaaataaaaactccaAGAAAACGCATGGGGGAATACTCAATACTATCTCAGATTCAAACAGTCAAGGAGAGAAGAATCACTTGAGAGAAACTATCATATGCCAGCTAAGTTACCTTCAAAAACTCCAAGTCCAGATTGAGTGTGTAGACAAAGAAATCCTAGAGCTGGAGGAAAGCGAGTGGAGCAGAGAAGAGCAGAAAATGATACAAGACGAGATGGAGCAGATGTGCTACTGGGAGAATGAACTAAAGGCAGAAGAAGTGTTTGAGACAGATTTGCAGGATCAGTTCCATGACATGAAAGCAAAGATTGTGGACTGCAAGGCCAAACTGGAGGAATACAAGACCAACATGCAAAAACTGGACTTCTGTGGTGCTCAAAATGTTGACTCCAAAGAGGGCCGGCATGCTGCCGATGGCAATCCGCCAAGGGATTCAAATTGGCAGCTATTTAAGACAGAAATGGATGTAAATAGTGACAGGAAGTGGCCGCCCAGAAGAAATTTCAACACTTCTCCTTTACTTCCTCCAAGTCAGATAAAGGAGCGCCGGCCCACGGGACCAACTGAGCTCAGGGAGTGGTGGGCACGCTGGTCTGCAGTCCAAAACTCCAAATCAAACATGAAGAAGACTGAGATCCACCGCTCTGAGCTCACAATTTATTTGGGTGGTACCAAAGATTAATGAAAGgggaaaaattgaaattgatggGTGCTTCCTAATGTAAgatcttatttttatattttttataattatcTATTGACAAAATGT
This DNA window, taken from Syngnathoides biaculeatus isolate LvHL_M chromosome 2, ASM1980259v1, whole genome shotgun sequence, encodes the following:
- the rassf11 gene encoding ras association domain-containing protein 8, whose protein sequence is MEIKVSVDSLPRLVCGVTDETTCQEVVTVLAQALGQPGRYMLRETFKDFERCMAPDEHPLEMLRKYGEHAKEVQLTLLHSGPLVCDEMSRAKLGRHQPCPPLRRKEATTRVWRRSGSLNLHRQSFPLSCLRRDTDQNHEHVKRPKRKSMAFVEEAWEWLENLGKTHVYSTACDKESSKKTGKNKRTFLSVTLSAVRKSPRDQSQVRGHGNSKPDFDQTSCCMGTQQKLKENKNSKKTHGGILNTISDSNSQGEKNHLRETIICQLSYLQKLQVQIECVDKEILELEESEWSREEQKMIQDEMEQMCYWENELKAEEVFETDLQDQFHDMKAKIVDCKAKLEEYKTNMQKLDFCGAQNVDSKEGRHAADGNPPRDSNWQLFKTEMDVNSDRKWPPRRNFNTSPLLPPSQIKERRPTGPTELREWWARWSAVQNSKSNMKKTEIHRSELTIYLGGTKD